A part of Curtobacterium sp. MCLR17_036 genomic DNA contains:
- a CDS encoding VOC family protein, producing the protein MTEPFARPTALAHVRVTVTDIHRSKAFYQQLLGTEPAIDFSDQVDEPGVREDRERFYGGAVFRLGDQVFGLRPVAPAGQTFDPDSVGLDHVSFVVGSVDELHQAAARLDAAGVEHGEVTDLGDAGMVILSVQDPDDINLELAAFTG; encoded by the coding sequence ATGACCGAACCCTTCGCCCGCCCGACCGCGCTCGCGCACGTCCGGGTGACCGTGACCGACATCCACCGCAGCAAGGCGTTCTACCAGCAGCTGCTCGGCACCGAACCAGCCATCGACTTCAGCGACCAGGTCGACGAGCCCGGTGTCCGCGAGGACCGCGAGCGGTTCTACGGCGGCGCGGTGTTCCGGCTCGGCGACCAGGTGTTCGGGCTCCGGCCGGTCGCTCCCGCGGGGCAGACCTTCGACCCGGACTCGGTCGGCCTCGACCACGTCAGCTTCGTCGTCGGGTCCGTCGACGAACTGCACCAGGCCGCCGCGCGGCTCGACGCCGCCGGGGTCGAGCACGGCGAGGTGACGGACCTCGGCGACGCCGGCATGGTGATCCTGTCCGTGCAGGACCCGGACGACATCAACCTCGAGCTCGCCGCCTTCACGGGCTGA
- a CDS encoding alpha/beta fold hydrolase produces the protein MTTPFSDLDQYTALPRVDGIAISPDGQRVALTVSALDPDRTAYRRSVWQVPADADATSDGSRTAGPVRLTRSAKGEGGVAFTRTGDLLFVSARPDADASDVDAAQLWVLPAGGGEARPLTRLTGGVGGVLATAADADTVAVTADLLPGAGTDPETVISADAGLRKARTDKKVRAILHETYPVRYWDHDLGPDQTHVLTLDLGADTAATTSAEASTGPATSEDSSRTDSSRTDSTATAGLPRLTDRTPAPGRSLDHVSGALTPDGTVLVAAVGVREARGDRSTIVAHDLTTGTRTTLFGDDGVDHEMPALSHDGRTVAWVRTVRSTPAGANQQEVWVASIDGSDARRIATDWDRWPAQLVFEHGDRALLAVADQDGRAPVFRIPLDGGAVEQLTHDDWAYSSLCVAEATGTVVALRASWAAPLHPVRIDGDGTVTPLATPAPLPEVPARLEEVETTAADGARVRGWLVVPEGDGPHPLLLWIHGGPLNSWNQWSWRWNPMLAAARGYAVLLPDPALSTGYGLDFVNRGWNAWGQAPYTDLMAITDVVEARADIDETRTAAMGGSFGGYMANWVAGHTDRFRAVVTHASLWALDQFNGTTDSSHYWSSIFDADGIAANDPHRFVADITSPMLVIHGDRDYRVPIGEGLRLWSELAEHHAAADGTMPHRFLYFPDENHWVLQPQHAVVWYETVFAFLGQHVLDEDWQRPELLG, from the coding sequence ATGACGACGCCGTTCTCGGACCTCGACCAGTACACCGCGCTCCCCCGTGTCGACGGGATCGCGATCAGTCCGGACGGCCAGCGGGTCGCCCTGACGGTCAGCGCGCTCGACCCCGACCGGACCGCGTACCGGCGCTCCGTGTGGCAGGTCCCCGCAGATGCCGACGCGACGAGCGACGGGTCGCGCACGGCCGGACCGGTCCGGCTCACCCGTTCCGCGAAGGGCGAGGGCGGGGTCGCCTTCACCCGCACCGGGGACCTGTTGTTCGTGTCCGCCCGGCCGGACGCTGACGCGTCCGACGTCGACGCGGCGCAGCTCTGGGTCCTGCCGGCCGGCGGCGGTGAAGCCCGCCCGCTCACCCGGTTGACCGGCGGCGTCGGCGGCGTGCTCGCCACCGCCGCGGACGCCGACACCGTCGCCGTCACGGCCGACCTGTTGCCCGGTGCCGGGACCGATCCCGAGACGGTGATCTCGGCCGACGCCGGACTCCGGAAGGCCCGCACGGACAAGAAGGTCCGGGCGATCCTGCACGAGACCTACCCGGTCCGGTACTGGGACCACGACCTCGGGCCGGACCAGACCCACGTCCTCACCCTCGATCTCGGCGCCGACACCGCCGCGACGACGAGCGCCGAGGCCAGCACGGGCCCTGCCACCAGCGAGGACAGCAGCCGCACCGACAGCAGCCGCACCGACAGCACCGCGACCGCCGGCCTGCCCCGCCTGACCGACCGCACGCCCGCTCCCGGTCGGTCGCTCGACCACGTCAGCGGCGCGCTGACCCCGGACGGGACCGTGCTCGTCGCCGCGGTGGGCGTGCGGGAAGCCCGCGGTGACCGCTCCACGATCGTGGCGCACGACCTGACCACCGGGACGCGCACCACCCTGTTCGGCGACGACGGTGTCGACCACGAGATGCCCGCCCTCAGCCACGACGGCCGCACCGTCGCGTGGGTGCGGACGGTCCGCTCGACCCCGGCCGGCGCGAACCAGCAGGAGGTCTGGGTCGCCTCGATCGACGGGTCCGACGCGCGACGCATCGCCACCGACTGGGACCGCTGGCCCGCCCAGCTCGTCTTCGAGCACGGCGACCGGGCGCTGCTCGCCGTCGCCGACCAGGACGGTCGGGCACCCGTGTTCCGCATCCCGCTCGACGGCGGCGCCGTCGAGCAGCTGACGCACGACGACTGGGCGTACTCGAGCCTGTGCGTGGCGGAGGCGACGGGCACGGTCGTGGCGCTGCGGGCCTCCTGGGCGGCGCCGCTGCACCCCGTCCGCATCGACGGCGACGGCACGGTGACCCCGCTCGCGACGCCGGCGCCCCTGCCGGAGGTCCCCGCCCGCCTGGAAGAGGTCGAGACGACCGCGGCCGACGGGGCGCGCGTGCGCGGGTGGCTCGTCGTGCCGGAGGGCGACGGGCCGCACCCGTTGCTGCTCTGGATCCACGGCGGCCCGCTCAACTCGTGGAACCAGTGGTCGTGGCGGTGGAACCCGATGCTGGCGGCGGCACGCGGGTACGCGGTGCTGCTGCCGGACCCGGCGCTGTCCACGGGGTACGGCCTCGACTTCGTGAACCGCGGGTGGAACGCGTGGGGGCAGGCGCCGTACACCGACCTCATGGCGATCACCGACGTCGTGGAGGCCCGGGCGGACATCGACGAGACTCGCACGGCCGCGATGGGCGGGTCGTTCGGGGGCTACATGGCGAACTGGGTCGCCGGGCACACCGACCGGTTCCGGGCGGTCGTCACCCACGCCAGCCTGTGGGCGCTCGACCAGTTCAACGGCACGACGGACTCGTCGCACTACTGGTCGTCGATCTTCGACGCGGACGGCATCGCGGCGAACGACCCGCACCGCTTCGTGGCGGACATCACGTCACCGATGCTCGTGATCCACGGGGACCGCGACTACCGGGTGCCGATCGGCGAGGGTCTGCGGCTCTGGTCGGAGCTCGCCGAGCACCACGCCGCAGCGGACGGCACGATGCCGCACCGGTTCCTCTACTTCCCGGACGAGAACCACTGGGTGCTCCAGCCGCAGCACGCCGTGGTCTGGTACGAGACGGTGTTCGCGTTCCTCGGGCAGCACGTGCTCGACGAGGACTGGCAGCGCCCGGAGCTGCTCGGGTAG
- a CDS encoding bifunctional proline dehydrogenase/L-glutamate gamma-semialdehyde dehydrogenase, whose product MTTLHEESATDHDALADQSVALVRQWLADAESYPVDGSAKQLAGVLADPAGLDFAVGFVDGVVRPEDFTVAARKLRQIAPDAPGFLPAAMRGLVRLGGGMAPVLPNVVVPVARRVLRNMVGHLIVDATDAKLGPAIAKIRRDGVRLNVNLLGEAVLGEREAARRLEGTHKLLARDDVDYVSIKVSSTVHPHSPWAFGHAVDDIVEQLRPLFERAAAATPAKFINLDMEEYKDLDLTIAVFTKLLDEPAFLHLEAGIVLQAYLPDALAAMQELQEWSAARRARGGAGIKVRLVKGANLPMEQVEASVHGWPLATWHTKQDSDTNYKRVLDWALTPDRIENVRVGVAGHNLFDVAHAWLLAGERGVRDGIEFEMLLGMAQGQAEAVRKTVGSLLLYTPVVHPGEFDVAIAYLIRRLEEGASQDNFMSAVFSLVSSPPLFAREEARFRASLVPLATPEGLEAPASHRVADRYAAVGRPGPGHFENTPDSDPSVASVRAWGDAITARVASSTLGVRAVQEARVDSASSLDSALGRAKAAGAVWGTWSGAARGAVLHAVGDALEANRAALIEVMAAETGKTIDQADPEVSEAIDFAHFYGTLASALDDVDGATFTPAELTLVAPPWNFPVAIPAGSTLAALAAGSAVVLKPAPPAERSGAVLASIIETALDAHGAPADVLAFLQVSENDLGQQLIASPMVDQVILTGAYETAELFRSFRPDLPLLAETSGKNAIIVTPSSDLDLAVKDVVASAFGHAGQKCSAASLVVMVGSVAKSKRFRNQLLDAVSSLTVGYPTDAATQMGPVIEPAAGKLLEGLTTLGAGESWAVEPEQLDETGKLWSPGVRQGVRRGSAFHRTEYFGPILGMMTADSLDEAIDIVNEVDYGLTSGLHSLDPAEIGRWLSRIEAGNLYVNRGITGAIVRRQPFGGWKKSAVGAGTKAGGLNYLLGLGSWTPAVATEGSAVSAPVSAFARATGVTSESLDRALASDEQAWSTLFGTAADVSALSAERNIARYLPFPSVQVRLASVDEDAVPELVRVVAAALRAGTAIEVSTAATLPSSVASAIRALPIVRSLSQTVSDEAFASSVASGPSSRVRLVGGDTSALYTAVEGRPDVAVYGGPVTEAGRLEILPFVREQAVSITAHRFGTPNHLTDGLI is encoded by the coding sequence ATGACGACGTTGCACGAGGAATCCGCCACCGACCACGACGCCCTGGCGGACCAGTCCGTCGCCCTCGTCCGGCAGTGGCTGGCGGACGCCGAGTCGTACCCGGTCGACGGGTCCGCCAAGCAGCTCGCCGGGGTCCTCGCCGACCCCGCCGGGCTCGACTTCGCGGTCGGCTTCGTGGACGGCGTCGTCCGCCCCGAGGACTTCACCGTCGCCGCGCGCAAGCTCCGCCAGATCGCCCCCGACGCCCCCGGGTTCCTGCCCGCCGCCATGCGTGGCCTCGTGCGGCTGGGCGGCGGGATGGCACCGGTGCTGCCGAACGTCGTCGTCCCCGTCGCCCGCCGGGTGCTCCGGAACATGGTCGGGCACCTCATCGTCGACGCCACCGACGCGAAGCTCGGCCCGGCCATCGCGAAGATCAGGCGCGACGGCGTCCGGCTCAACGTCAACCTGCTCGGCGAGGCCGTCCTGGGCGAGCGCGAGGCCGCCCGCCGCCTCGAGGGCACGCACAAGCTGCTGGCACGCGACGACGTCGACTACGTCTCCATCAAGGTCTCCTCGACCGTGCACCCGCACTCGCCGTGGGCGTTCGGCCACGCGGTGGACGACATCGTCGAGCAGCTCCGCCCGCTGTTCGAGCGCGCCGCCGCCGCGACCCCGGCGAAGTTCATCAACCTCGACATGGAGGAGTACAAGGACCTCGACCTGACCATCGCGGTCTTCACGAAGCTCCTCGACGAGCCCGCGTTCCTGCACCTCGAGGCCGGCATCGTGCTGCAGGCGTACCTGCCCGACGCGCTCGCCGCGATGCAGGAGCTGCAGGAGTGGTCCGCCGCCCGTCGCGCACGCGGCGGCGCCGGCATCAAGGTGCGCCTGGTCAAGGGCGCCAACCTGCCGATGGAGCAGGTCGAGGCGTCCGTGCACGGCTGGCCGCTCGCCACCTGGCACACCAAGCAGGACTCCGACACGAACTACAAGCGCGTGCTCGACTGGGCGCTCACCCCGGACCGCATCGAGAACGTCCGCGTCGGCGTCGCCGGGCACAACCTGTTCGACGTCGCGCACGCCTGGCTGCTCGCCGGGGAGCGCGGGGTGCGCGACGGCATCGAGTTCGAGATGCTGCTCGGCATGGCGCAGGGGCAGGCCGAGGCCGTCCGGAAGACCGTCGGGTCGCTGCTGCTCTACACGCCCGTCGTGCACCCCGGCGAGTTCGACGTCGCGATCGCTTACCTGATCCGCCGCCTCGAAGAGGGCGCCTCGCAGGACAACTTCATGTCCGCCGTGTTCTCGCTGGTGTCCTCGCCGCCGCTGTTCGCCCGCGAAGAAGCACGCTTCCGCGCCTCGCTCGTGCCGCTCGCGACGCCCGAGGGCCTCGAAGCGCCGGCATCCCACCGCGTCGCCGACCGCTACGCAGCGGTCGGCCGCCCCGGCCCCGGCCACTTCGAGAACACCCCGGACAGCGACCCGTCGGTCGCCTCCGTGCGTGCCTGGGGCGACGCGATCACCGCCCGCGTCGCGTCGTCGACGCTCGGCGTCCGCGCCGTCCAGGAGGCCCGGGTGGACTCCGCCTCGTCGCTCGACTCCGCGCTCGGTCGCGCGAAGGCCGCCGGTGCCGTCTGGGGCACCTGGTCCGGTGCCGCCCGCGGCGCCGTGCTGCACGCCGTCGGCGACGCACTCGAGGCGAACCGCGCCGCGCTCATCGAGGTCATGGCCGCCGAGACCGGCAAGACGATCGACCAGGCCGACCCCGAGGTGTCCGAGGCGATCGACTTCGCGCACTTCTACGGCACGCTGGCGTCCGCACTCGACGACGTCGACGGCGCCACCTTCACGCCGGCCGAGCTGACCCTCGTCGCACCGCCGTGGAACTTCCCGGTCGCGATCCCCGCCGGCTCGACGCTCGCCGCACTGGCCGCGGGATCCGCCGTCGTGCTGAAGCCCGCACCGCCCGCCGAGCGCTCCGGCGCCGTGCTCGCCTCGATCATCGAGACCGCGCTCGACGCGCACGGCGCCCCGGCCGACGTCCTCGCGTTCCTGCAGGTCTCCGAGAACGACCTCGGGCAGCAGCTCATCGCCTCGCCCATGGTCGACCAGGTCATCCTCACCGGCGCGTACGAGACGGCCGAGCTGTTCCGCTCGTTCCGCCCGGACCTGCCGCTGCTCGCCGAGACCTCGGGCAAGAACGCGATCATCGTCACGCCGTCGTCCGACCTCGACCTCGCCGTCAAGGACGTCGTCGCCTCGGCCTTCGGGCACGCCGGCCAGAAGTGCTCGGCCGCGTCGCTCGTCGTCATGGTCGGCTCGGTCGCGAAGTCGAAGCGCTTCCGCAACCAGCTGCTCGACGCCGTGTCCTCGCTCACGGTGGGCTACCCGACCGACGCCGCGACGCAGATGGGTCCGGTCATCGAGCCGGCCGCGGGCAAGCTGCTCGAGGGCCTGACGACGCTCGGCGCGGGGGAGTCCTGGGCCGTCGAGCCCGAGCAGCTCGACGAGACCGGCAAGCTCTGGAGCCCGGGCGTCCGCCAGGGCGTCCGCCGCGGCTCGGCGTTCCACCGCACCGAGTACTTCGGACCGATCCTCGGCATGATGACCGCCGACTCCCTCGACGAGGCGATCGACATCGTCAACGAGGTCGACTACGGCCTGACCTCGGGCCTGCACTCGCTCGACCCGGCCGAGATCGGTCGCTGGCTGTCGCGCATCGAGGCGGGCAACCTCTACGTCAACCGCGGCATCACCGGCGCCATCGTGCGCCGCCAGCCGTTCGGCGGGTGGAAGAAGTCGGCCGTCGGTGCCGGGACGAAGGCCGGAGGGTTGAACTACCTGCTCGGGCTCGGGTCGTGGACGCCGGCTGTCGCCACCGAGGGCTCGGCTGTCTCGGCACCGGTCTCGGCGTTCGCCCGGGCCACCGGTGTGACCTCGGAATCGCTCGACCGTGCGCTCGCCTCCGACGAGCAGGCCTGGTCGACGCTGTTCGGCACCGCGGCCGACGTCTCGGCGCTGTCCGCCGAGCGGAACATCGCCCGGTACCTGCCGTTCCCGTCGGTGCAGGTGCGGCTGGCCTCGGTCGACGAGGACGCCGTTCCCGAGCTCGTCCGGGTCGTCGCCGCGGCACTGCGGGCCGGCACGGCGATCGAGGTCTCGACGGCGGCGACGCTGCCGTCCTCCGTCGCCTCGGCGATCCGCGCGCTGCCGATCGTCCGCTCGCTGTCCCAGACGGTGTCCGACGAGGCCTTCGCGAGCTCGGTGGCGTCCGGCCCGTCGAGCCGGGTGCGGCTCGTCGGCGGGGACACCTCGGCGCTGTACACGGCCGTCGAGGGGCGTCCGGACGTCGCGGTCTACGGCGGACCGGTGACCGAGGCCGGGCGGCTCGAGATCCTGCCGTTCGTCCGGGAGCAGGCGGTGTCGATCACGGCGCACCGCTTCGGGACGCCGAACCACCTGACGGACGGACTGATCTGA
- a CDS encoding patatin-like phospholipase family protein: protein MTDATTPQPGTRALVLGGGGIAGIAWELGVLSALQDAGVDLGAADLVVGSSAGSVVGAFVRNGAVQQAYDQQHAPLPSTYVEPTQVEPGSVQERVGAALQGATDDQDARARLGRAAQQVTAGQTDDERTATFVETLPGSDWPDAPLAVTAIDATDGTFRVLTAADGVPLPRAVAASCSVPFVWSPVAIQGRPYIDGGMRSATNADVAAGHERVLVIACGPEGPSPLGPWLDVAVESLRAGGSSVEVVIADSTAQQAFGTNSLALSTQAPAADAGRAQGTAVAERIAAFWSEDLASVDA, encoded by the coding sequence ATGACCGACGCCACGACGCCCCAGCCCGGAACCAGAGCCCTCGTCCTCGGCGGGGGTGGGATCGCCGGGATCGCCTGGGAGCTCGGGGTCCTCTCCGCCCTGCAGGACGCCGGGGTCGACCTCGGTGCCGCGGACCTCGTCGTCGGCTCGAGTGCCGGCAGCGTCGTCGGGGCCTTCGTCCGGAACGGTGCCGTGCAGCAGGCGTACGACCAGCAGCACGCTCCCCTGCCGTCCACCTACGTGGAACCCACGCAGGTGGAGCCCGGCTCGGTGCAGGAACGCGTGGGCGCGGCGCTCCAGGGCGCGACCGACGACCAGGACGCCCGCGCCCGACTCGGCCGGGCCGCGCAGCAGGTGACCGCCGGCCAGACCGACGACGAGCGGACCGCGACCTTCGTCGAGACCCTGCCCGGCTCCGACTGGCCGGACGCCCCGCTCGCGGTGACGGCGATCGACGCCACCGACGGCACGTTCCGGGTGCTCACCGCAGCCGACGGCGTCCCCCTGCCGCGCGCGGTCGCCGCCAGCTGCTCCGTGCCGTTCGTCTGGTCGCCCGTCGCGATCCAGGGCCGCCCGTACATCGACGGCGGCATGCGCTCCGCCACGAACGCCGACGTCGCGGCCGGACACGAGCGCGTGCTCGTCATCGCCTGCGGTCCCGAGGGGCCGTCCCCGCTCGGACCCTGGCTCGACGTCGCGGTGGAGTCGCTCCGGGCCGGCGGCAGCTCGGTCGAGGTCGTCATCGCCGACAGCACGGCGCAGCAGGCGTTCGGCACGAACTCGCTGGCGCTCTCGACGCAGGCACCCGCGGCGGACGCCGGTCGTGCGCAGGGCACGGCGGTCGCCGAGCGGATCGCGGCCTTCTGGTCGGAGGACCTCGCTAGCGTGGACGCATGA
- a CDS encoding QsdR family transcriptional regulator, translating into MYTSDSALRAFREARHTFIAGSRIDMGALAGSLGVDRTSLFRWVGNRDRLLSEILWSLAVPTLDQASRAADEDRATGAARIVDVLDRFTADLIEAPYFRTFLTREPARALRLLTTRDSDVQSRFVGRVTALVVEEQSSGDFDPAPLSAEELARLLVRISESFTYADLISGETPDPVRARAAFEYVLRPGRNPSPDTPPIGAP; encoded by the coding sequence GTGTACACATCGGACTCTGCGCTGCGCGCCTTCCGGGAGGCCCGTCACACCTTCATCGCCGGCTCACGCATCGACATGGGCGCGTTGGCCGGCTCGCTCGGCGTGGACCGGACGTCGCTGTTCCGGTGGGTGGGCAACCGTGACCGGTTGCTGTCCGAGATCCTCTGGTCCCTGGCGGTCCCGACGCTCGACCAGGCGTCCCGCGCCGCCGACGAGGACCGGGCGACCGGGGCCGCCCGCATCGTCGACGTCCTCGACCGGTTCACCGCCGACCTCATCGAAGCGCCCTACTTCCGGACGTTCCTGACCCGCGAACCGGCACGCGCGCTCCGCCTGCTCACCACGCGCGACAGCGACGTGCAGAGCCGGTTCGTCGGCCGCGTCACGGCGCTCGTGGTCGAGGAGCAGTCGTCCGGCGACTTCGACCCCGCACCGCTCTCCGCCGAGGAACTGGCACGCTTGCTCGTACGGATCTCGGAGTCGTTCACCTACGCCGACCTCATCTCCGGCGAGACTCCCGACCCCGTCCGAGCGCGCGCTGCGTTCGAGTACGTCCTGCGACCGGGCCGCAATCCCAGCCCGGACACCCCACCGATCGGAGCACCATGA
- a CDS encoding thioesterase family protein: MTIDDYPFVRVYPTRWNDNDMFGHVNNTIYYSAMDNASTYWFREQAGLDPFSSEWIAVLVSSSCRFVESAVWPDVIQVGMRSKHLGNTSLSWEFGLFRQSDGALLATGEFVHVIIDREGARRPVPLPASLRELVTSTMTPGQPAAAD, from the coding sequence ATGACCATCGACGACTACCCCTTCGTCCGCGTCTACCCCACGCGCTGGAACGACAACGACATGTTCGGCCACGTCAACAACACGATCTACTACAGCGCCATGGACAACGCGTCGACGTACTGGTTCCGCGAGCAGGCCGGCCTCGACCCGTTCTCGTCGGAGTGGATCGCGGTGCTGGTCTCGTCGAGCTGCCGTTTCGTCGAGTCCGCCGTCTGGCCGGACGTCATCCAGGTCGGGATGCGCTCGAAGCACCTCGGCAACACGAGCCTGTCGTGGGAGTTCGGCCTGTTCCGCCAGTCCGACGGCGCGCTGCTCGCGACCGGCGAGTTCGTGCACGTGATCATCGACCGCGAGGGCGCCCGCCGCCCGGTCCCCCTGCCGGCGTCGCTCCGCGAGCTCGTGACGAGCACGATGACCCCCGGGCAGCCCGCCGCCGCCGACTGA
- a CDS encoding acyl-CoA dehydrogenase family protein, giving the protein MSTTALPTTLLESDFYGFQQQLSEPERASIGRLREYLEREVAPIADGYWARAEFPMQVIAPLAELGMYGPGIPLVRRFENSAVYRGWAALELGRVDASVATFIGVQSGLAMNSIAVGGSEEQQREWLPRMAAGELVGAFGLTEPLSGSDSARGLRTTARREGDTWVLDGEKRWIGNATFADVVVIWAKDVADEQVKGFLVTTDTPGFTATKIEDKIALRGVQNADIVMQGVRVPESRRLQRADSFRTTAEVLRLTRTEVAWQAIGIAVGAYEAALSYARERIQFGKPIAAHQLVQDRLVQSLGNITASIALCTQASAMQDAGVGGDEHSALAKAFATAKMRETVAWCREVQGGNGIVLDKGVARFFADAEAIYSYEGTREVNTLIVGRAITGQAAFV; this is encoded by the coding sequence ATGTCAACGACGGCGCTCCCGACGACCCTGCTCGAATCGGACTTCTACGGCTTCCAGCAGCAGCTGTCAGAGCCGGAGCGCGCGTCGATCGGGCGGCTGCGCGAGTACCTCGAGCGTGAGGTCGCGCCCATCGCCGACGGCTACTGGGCACGGGCGGAGTTCCCGATGCAGGTGATCGCCCCGCTCGCCGAGCTCGGCATGTACGGTCCCGGCATCCCGCTCGTGCGCCGCTTCGAGAACTCGGCGGTCTACCGCGGGTGGGCCGCCCTCGAGCTCGGGCGTGTCGACGCGAGCGTGGCGACCTTCATCGGCGTGCAGTCCGGTCTCGCGATGAACTCCATCGCGGTCGGCGGCAGCGAGGAGCAGCAGCGCGAGTGGCTGCCGCGCATGGCCGCCGGCGAGCTGGTCGGCGCGTTCGGCCTGACCGAGCCGCTGTCCGGCAGTGACTCGGCACGCGGACTCCGCACGACGGCGCGGCGTGAGGGCGACACCTGGGTGCTCGACGGCGAGAAGCGCTGGATCGGCAACGCGACCTTCGCCGATGTCGTCGTCATCTGGGCGAAGGACGTCGCGGACGAGCAGGTCAAGGGCTTCCTCGTCACGACGGACACCCCCGGCTTCACCGCCACCAAGATCGAGGACAAGATCGCCCTGCGCGGGGTGCAGAACGCCGACATCGTCATGCAGGGCGTCCGTGTGCCGGAGTCGCGCCGCCTGCAGCGCGCCGACTCGTTCCGGACGACGGCCGAGGTCCTCCGGCTCACGCGCACCGAGGTGGCCTGGCAGGCGATCGGCATCGCGGTCGGTGCCTACGAAGCGGCCCTTTCCTACGCGCGCGAGCGCATCCAGTTCGGCAAGCCGATCGCGGCGCACCAGCTCGTGCAGGACCGGCTCGTGCAGTCGCTCGGCAACATCACCGCGTCGATCGCGCTCTGCACGCAGGCCTCGGCCATGCAGGACGCCGGCGTCGGGGGCGACGAGCACTCGGCGCTGGCCAAGGCGTTCGCCACGGCGAAGATGCGCGAGACCGTCGCCTGGTGCCGCGAGGTGCAGGGTGGCAACGGGATCGTGCTCGACAAGGGCGTCGCCCGGTTCTTCGCGGACGCCGAGGCGATCTACTCGTACGAGGGCACGCGCGAGGTGAACACGCTCATCGTCGGGCGGGCGATCACGGGGCAGGCCGCGTTCGTCTAG
- a CDS encoding GAF domain-containing protein, with protein sequence MGAQRGRRRTRPGRIGTVAWPVVVAAAPTAAFQLPNLFVVPAVRLSLVVFGLVVLAAAVVVQVVRTRHSDAARGAAEDNAAAVELEQSTAVRYAFGQIATRLVRFTELPTRERRGELPVFADRVAVALAFYLLPKVPDVRANVYQLSADLRALEPIGHGGAGDTAGVFRAGTPYGDRNLEWVLVGGAPRVVGDRAADVDVDDDVPGFEPRYTSYVSVVIRSEEYSFGMLTVDSPAPDAFTELDAKAIAMMASFMAVAFSLTYSFPDRDRNARKGP encoded by the coding sequence ATGGGAGCACAACGGGGACGACGCCGGACGCGTCCGGGGCGCATCGGCACGGTGGCGTGGCCGGTCGTGGTGGCGGCCGCGCCCACGGCTGCCTTCCAGCTGCCGAACCTGTTCGTCGTGCCGGCGGTCCGGCTGTCGCTCGTGGTGTTCGGCCTCGTCGTGCTCGCCGCGGCCGTCGTCGTGCAGGTCGTGCGCACGCGGCACAGCGACGCTGCCCGGGGCGCGGCAGAGGACAACGCGGCGGCGGTCGAGCTCGAGCAGTCCACGGCCGTGCGGTACGCCTTCGGCCAGATCGCCACCCGGCTCGTCCGCTTCACCGAGCTCCCGACGCGTGAGCGGCGCGGTGAGCTGCCCGTCTTCGCCGACCGGGTCGCCGTGGCCCTCGCCTTCTACCTGCTGCCCAAGGTGCCCGACGTCCGTGCCAACGTGTACCAGCTGTCGGCGGACCTCCGCGCGCTCGAACCGATCGGGCACGGTGGTGCCGGTGACACCGCCGGGGTGTTCCGCGCGGGGACGCCGTACGGCGACCGCAACCTCGAGTGGGTGCTCGTCGGCGGAGCACCGCGCGTCGTCGGCGACCGGGCCGCCGACGTCGACGTCGACGACGACGTGCCCGGCTTCGAGCCGCGGTACACGTCCTACGTGTCCGTGGTGATCCGGTCCGAGGAGTACTCCTTCGGGATGCTCACCGTCGACTCGCCGGCCCCCGACGCCTTCACCGAGCTCGACGCGAAGGCCATCGCGATGATGGCGTCGTTCATGGCGGTGGCGTTCTCGTTGACCTACTCGTTCCCGGATCGGGACCGCAATGCAAGGAAAGGCCCGTGA